A stretch of the bacterium genome encodes the following:
- a CDS encoding DUF86 domain-containing protein, translated as MDDVKLNKAATIERCIARIREEYGEDEKNLYENYTKQDSIILNIQRACEAAIDLAMHEIRLRRLGIPQESRDAFTLLQRVGLITKGLAERMMAMTGFRNIAVHDYQALNLDIVRRIVEEHLQDFLDFAEAMLKNETEK; from the coding sequence ATGGACGACGTAAAACTCAATAAAGCAGCCACCATTGAGCGATGCATAGCCCGCATACGTGAAGAATATGGAGAAGACGAGAAAAACCTCTATGAGAATTATACCAAACAGGACTCGATAATTTTAAATATCCAGAGGGCCTGTGAGGCAGCCATAGACCTGGCCATGCATGAGATCCGCCTCCGCCGGCTGGGAATTCCCCAGGAAAGCAGGGATGCATTCACTTTGCTTCAGCGGGTCGGTCTGATAACCAAAGGGCTGGCAGAACGCATGATGGCCATGACAGGGTTCCGAAACATTGCTGTTCACGACTATCAGGCACTGAACCTTGACATTGTCAGGCGGATTGTAGAGGAACATTTGCAGGATTTCCTCGATTTTGCCGAGGCCAT